A genome region from Ignavibacteriota bacterium includes the following:
- a CDS encoding TSUP family transporter, with the protein MTFDVALWMYPVLFAGAFLAGWIDAIAGGGGLVTVPMLLAIGVPPPMVLGTNKFQASFGSFTAARHFVRSEVVSLPDALPGIIWTFVGSAAGTFAVQQVDPAALNVIIPFLLLAIAVLMLVSPDLGSAARRARMTRNAFSVVFGLLLGSYDGFFGPGVGTFWAIAFVLGLGFDLRKATGYTKVMNFTSNIISFIVFAVGGYVLWLPGIVMAAGQITGARLGSGMVVKRGTRFIRPVFITIIILTTLKLLSSRLL; encoded by the coding sequence ATGACCTTCGACGTCGCCCTCTGGATGTACCCGGTGCTGTTCGCAGGTGCGTTCCTTGCGGGGTGGATCGACGCCATCGCCGGCGGCGGAGGGTTGGTGACGGTGCCGATGTTGCTCGCCATCGGTGTGCCCCCACCGATGGTGCTGGGCACGAACAAATTCCAGGCGAGCTTCGGCAGCTTCACCGCGGCGCGGCACTTCGTCCGCTCGGAGGTCGTGAGCCTCCCTGATGCCCTCCCCGGGATCATCTGGACATTCGTGGGGAGCGCGGCGGGCACCTTCGCTGTGCAACAGGTCGATCCTGCGGCACTCAACGTGATCATTCCGTTCCTGCTTCTCGCCATCGCGGTCCTGATGCTCGTCTCGCCCGATCTCGGCAGTGCCGCACGGCGGGCCCGCATGACCCGCAACGCATTCTCCGTGGTGTTCGGCCTCCTCCTGGGATCCTACGACGGCTTCTTCGGACCGGGGGTTGGGACGTTCTGGGCGATCGCGTTCGTGCTCGGCCTGGGCTTCGACCTGCGAAAGGCCACGGGATACACGAAGGTCATGAACTTCACGAGCAATATCATTTCGTTCATCGTCTTCGCTGTTGGTGGCTACGTCCTGTGGCTGCCGGGTATCGTTATGGCGGCGGGACAGATCACCGGGGCACGTTTGGGTTCCGGTATGGTGGTGAAGCGGGGGACCCGTTTCATCCGGCCGGTGTTCATTACGATCATCATCCTCACGACCCTCAAACTCCTCTCTTCGCGGCTGCTCTAG
- a CDS encoding YfhL family 4Fe-4S dicluster ferredoxin, which produces MATKITEECINCGACEPECPNTAIYAGGVQYELNGGMHDALSNDFYYIVPEKCTECVGHFDQEQCAAVCPVDCCVPDTDRVEAEDALLSKAKVLHPGKDFPELSASTSHFRKG; this is translated from the coding sequence ATGGCGACAAAGATCACTGAAGAATGCATCAACTGTGGTGCATGCGAACCCGAATGCCCGAATACGGCCATCTATGCAGGCGGCGTGCAATACGAATTGAACGGCGGTATGCATGATGCGCTGTCCAACGACTTCTATTATATCGTCCCCGAAAAGTGCACGGAATGCGTCGGTCATTTTGATCAGGAGCAGTGCGCCGCGGTGTGCCCGGTTGACTGCTGCGTGCCGGATACGGACCGCGTCGAGGCGGAAGATGCTCTCCTCTCGAAGGCGAAGGTCCTTCATCCTGGCAAGGACTTCCCCGAGCTGAGCGCATCCACCTCACACTTCCGCAAGGGCTGA
- a CDS encoding redoxin domain-containing protein: MPRRVVARELLGDYWLNGAPLLLGDHHGQVVLVFFWDFSSSASLRALPYVQDWAAKYAHMGAQVVGVHTPRFRFGQDPENVQHAIERLGITFPVVMDNSQMIWSLYGNRTWPSLHLVDMDGFIRCQSSGDGGYLSFERSLQVLLFGYSYREAMPDLTAPFHETDRPGVVCYRATPEILAGYLRGSVGNVEGLAPESVIAYADPGFYQDGRMYLRGAWLNERECFRWEGEAGTDGAVMVRYQGIEANLVLESPERGTGTMKVEQDGAPLTAGDAGRDVTVGPGKRSIITLKGARLYNIVRNRQFGEHLLTLRPQEPGCAVYSLTGVAAVIPDLISSN; this comes from the coding sequence ATGCCGCGCCGTGTCGTGGCGCGGGAACTGCTCGGGGACTACTGGCTCAATGGTGCGCCGCTTCTTCTCGGTGACCACCACGGACAGGTAGTCCTTGTGTTCTTCTGGGACTTCTCCTCCAGTGCATCGTTGCGTGCGCTGCCGTACGTACAGGATTGGGCGGCGAAATACGCGCACATGGGAGCACAGGTCGTCGGTGTGCACACCCCTCGTTTCCGCTTCGGACAGGATCCCGAGAACGTCCAGCATGCCATCGAGCGGCTGGGGATTACGTTCCCCGTGGTCATGGATAATTCCCAGATGATCTGGTCGCTGTATGGCAACCGGACGTGGCCGTCATTGCATCTTGTGGATATGGATGGTTTCATCCGCTGCCAGAGTTCGGGCGACGGCGGTTATCTGTCCTTCGAGCGGTCACTGCAGGTGCTGCTCTTTGGCTACAGCTACAGAGAAGCGATGCCTGACCTCACCGCGCCGTTCCACGAAACGGACCGTCCGGGTGTGGTATGCTACCGGGCAACCCCCGAGATCCTCGCCGGGTATCTGCGTGGCAGCGTCGGGAATGTGGAGGGCCTTGCGCCCGAATCGGTGATCGCGTATGCAGACCCCGGGTTCTATCAGGACGGGAGAATGTATCTGCGGGGTGCGTGGCTGAATGAGCGTGAATGCTTCCGCTGGGAAGGCGAGGCGGGTACGGACGGGGCGGTGATGGTCCGCTATCAGGGTATTGAGGCCAACCTGGTCCTCGAATCGCCGGAACGTGGCACCGGGACGATGAAGGTGGAGCAGGATGGCGCACCGCTGACAGCGGGGGACGCGGGGCGCGATGTGACCGTCGGTCCGGGGAAGAGGAGTATCATTACGCTGAAGGGGGCGCGGCTCTATAATATCGTCCGCAACCGGCAGTTCGGCGAGCACCTGCTGACCCTGCGTCCGCAGGAACCCGGATGCGCCGTCTACTCCCTGACAGGCGTTGCGGCAGTCATCCCCGACCTCATCAGCAGCAACTGA
- the dut gene encoding dUTP diphosphatase, whose amino-acid sequence MKIAITRLSPATHDVPLPGYATEGSAGMDIRAAVDAPMTVAPGETVLVPTGFAIAVPPGFEAQVRPRSGLAIKHGIGVLNSPGTIDSDYRGEVRIILSNFGKAPFVIQRGERIAQMVIAPFVRAEWEERDSLEDTQRGAGGFGHTGR is encoded by the coding sequence ATGAAGATAGCGATCACACGCCTCTCTCCCGCCACGCACGATGTGCCGCTGCCGGGCTATGCCACCGAAGGCTCGGCGGGCATGGATATCCGCGCCGCGGTCGACGCCCCCATGACCGTTGCGCCGGGTGAGACGGTGCTCGTGCCCACGGGATTTGCGATCGCCGTCCCCCCGGGGTTTGAAGCACAGGTCAGGCCACGCAGCGGACTCGCCATCAAGCACGGTATCGGGGTGCTCAACTCTCCCGGAACCATCGACTCCGATTACCGCGGTGAGGTCAGGATCATCCTCAGCAATTTCGGCAAAGCACCGTTCGTGATCCAGCGCGGAGAACGTATCGCCCAGATGGTGATCGCGCCGTTCGTGCGTGCCGAATGGGAAGAGCGGGATTCGCTGGAGGACACGCAGCGCGGTGCAGGTGGTTTCGGTCATACAGGGAGGTGA
- a CDS encoding NADH-quinone oxidoreductase subunit B, whose amino-acid sequence MGIDNLQGEGFLTTTLDQVIAWARKNSLWPMPMGISCCAIEMMATASPRFDISRFGSEVMRFTPRQCDVMIVAGTVTYKMSTVVRKIYDQMPEPKWVISMGACASSGGMFRSYSVVQGIDQFIPVDVFVAGCPPRPEALLNALMELQKKVQREQTGDRVHAMKRSSSRNPRHDPGRARPSQGTLSGCHRRYIGVPW is encoded by the coding sequence ATGGGTATAGACAATCTGCAGGGTGAAGGGTTCCTGACCACGACACTGGATCAGGTGATCGCATGGGCGCGGAAGAATTCCCTGTGGCCGATGCCGATGGGGATCTCCTGCTGCGCCATCGAAATGATGGCCACGGCGTCGCCGCGGTTCGATATTTCCCGGTTCGGCTCCGAGGTCATGCGGTTCACACCCCGCCAATGCGACGTGATGATCGTCGCCGGCACGGTGACCTACAAGATGTCCACGGTGGTGCGCAAGATCTACGACCAGATGCCGGAACCCAAGTGGGTGATCTCCATGGGAGCGTGTGCCTCCTCCGGCGGCATGTTCCGTTCCTATTCCGTCGTGCAGGGGATCGACCAGTTCATCCCGGTCGACGTGTTCGTGGCAGGCTGCCCGCCGCGCCCCGAAGCCCTGTTGAACGCGCTCATGGAATTGCAGAAGAAGGTGCAGCGCGAACAGACGGGCGACAGAGTGCACGCAATGAAAAGATCTTCATCCCGGAATCCGCGTCATGACCCAGGCCGTGCTCGACCGTCTCAAGGAACTCTGTCCGGATGCCATCGCCGGTACATCGGAGTTCCGTGGTGA
- a CDS encoding Rieske (2Fe-2S) protein encodes MAGQMVKVSMVEDFPPKRAVRVILPDDEVAVWKVEDRYYAVSAICRHHHVPTLHEGMREGLEVMCPLHGWTYSIATGEATRGGGKLQVYPTSVKDGAVWITVPEANGG; translated from the coding sequence ATGGCAGGACAGATGGTGAAGGTGTCGATGGTCGAGGACTTTCCCCCGAAACGTGCGGTGCGCGTGATCCTGCCCGACGATGAGGTTGCCGTATGGAAAGTGGAGGACCGGTACTACGCCGTGAGCGCGATCTGCCGGCACCACCATGTGCCCACGCTCCATGAGGGGATGCGCGAGGGCCTCGAGGTGATGTGTCCGCTGCACGGGTGGACGTATTCGATCGCCACCGGCGAGGCGACACGCGGCGGCGGAAAGTTGCAGGTGTATCCGACATCAGTGAAGGATGGGGCGGTGTGGATCACGGTGCCGGAGGCGAACGGTGGTTGA
- a CDS encoding NADH-quinone oxidoreductase subunit C — MTQAVLDRLKELCPDAIAGTSEFRGELTIIVHASGLLTVCNVLKSDPAFAVDMAIDITAVDRFRAEQRFEVVYHLYSLTHKRYVRLRVPVDADPPVVDSVTGIWASANWHERETFDMFGITFKGHPDLRRMYMPEEFEHFPLRKDFPTMGIPDSLPLPRR, encoded by the coding sequence ATGACCCAGGCCGTGCTCGACCGTCTCAAGGAACTCTGTCCGGATGCCATCGCCGGTACATCGGAGTTCCGTGGTGAACTCACGATCATCGTTCACGCGTCCGGGTTGCTGACCGTCTGCAATGTGCTCAAGTCCGACCCGGCATTCGCGGTGGACATGGCCATCGACATCACGGCGGTGGACCGTTTCCGGGCGGAGCAGCGGTTCGAGGTGGTCTATCACCTCTACTCTCTGACGCACAAACGCTATGTGCGGCTGCGTGTGCCCGTCGATGCGGACCCGCCGGTCGTGGACAGCGTCACCGGCATCTGGGCGTCGGCGAACTGGCACGAGCGTGAAACGTTCGACATGTTCGGCATCACGTTCAAGGGGCATCCCGACCTGCGCCGGATGTACATGCCCGAGGAGTTCGAGCATTTCCCCCTGCGCAAGGATTTCCCGACCATGGGGATACCCGACTCTCTGCCACTGCCCCGGCGTTGA
- the nuoE gene encoding NADH-quinone oxidoreductase subunit NuoE — MSETHAARLSEENLRRIDELKKRYPHPQAVVLEALWMWQGEHGWISEDGMRYIARLLSIPDHHVFGVVSFYTMFNRQPVGRHKIEVCTNVSCMLRNSERILTHIENRLAIKVGETTPDRRFTLVEAECLGSCGTAPAMQIGDRYYENLDPQKVDVILEGLK; from the coding sequence ATGAGCGAGACACACGCGGCACGTTTGTCGGAGGAGAATCTCCGGCGCATCGACGAACTGAAGAAGCGCTACCCCCATCCCCAGGCAGTGGTCCTCGAGGCCCTGTGGATGTGGCAGGGTGAGCACGGCTGGATCTCGGAAGACGGGATGCGGTACATCGCACGCCTTCTGAGCATCCCGGACCATCACGTGTTTGGCGTGGTGTCGTTCTACACCATGTTCAACCGCCAGCCGGTCGGCCGCCACAAGATCGAAGTGTGCACGAACGTTTCCTGTATGCTCCGCAACAGCGAACGGATCCTCACGCACATCGAGAACCGCCTGGCCATCAAGGTGGGCGAAACCACCCCGGACCGGCGCTTCACGCTCGTGGAGGCGGAATGCCTCGGCTCCTGCGGCACCGCACCGGCGATGCAGATCGGCGACAGGTACTATGAGAATCTGGATCCGCAGAAGGTGGATGTCATCCTGGAGGGACTGAAATAG
- a CDS encoding nitronate monooxygenase, with the protein MAPEIPSPLLTPLSRLLGIRYPIIQGGMVWTAGAKLAVAVSEAGALGVLGAGSMKPDALRQAVRDVRRATNAPFGVNIPLMREDRLALIGVCEEERVGIVITSSGDPSALTPRLKNNGCTVLHVVATVKHARKAADAGCDAVVAEGCEAGGHNGVDEITTLTLVPQVVDAVRVPVVAAGGIADGRGMAAALALGAGGVQVGTRFAATVESDAHAMYKQRVVEATDRDTVLTMRGLMPVRMLRTPFTLRAMDAERRGATREELEALLGSKREKLGIGEGNVEEGMFEAGQSAGLVHAVLPAADVVRTMMHEYRTTQQRMP; encoded by the coding sequence ATGGCACCTGAGATCCCCTCGCCGCTGCTGACGCCGCTCTCCCGGCTCCTCGGTATCCGTTACCCGATCATCCAGGGCGGGATGGTGTGGACGGCGGGCGCAAAGCTCGCCGTTGCTGTTTCGGAGGCAGGTGCACTCGGCGTTCTGGGTGCCGGTTCGATGAAGCCCGACGCGCTGCGGCAGGCGGTGCGTGATGTGCGCCGTGCAACGAACGCGCCCTTCGGTGTGAATATCCCGCTGATGCGGGAAGACAGGCTCGCCCTGATCGGGGTCTGCGAGGAAGAACGCGTCGGGATCGTCATCACGTCGTCAGGCGATCCCTCGGCCCTTACCCCGCGGCTCAAGAACAACGGATGCACCGTGCTGCATGTGGTCGCCACCGTGAAGCATGCCCGCAAAGCCGCCGATGCAGGGTGCGATGCCGTGGTCGCGGAAGGGTGTGAGGCGGGCGGGCACAATGGCGTGGATGAGATCACGACGCTAACGCTCGTGCCACAGGTGGTGGATGCCGTGCGCGTGCCGGTGGTGGCCGCCGGCGGTATCGCCGACGGCCGGGGGATGGCCGCGGCACTCGCACTGGGCGCGGGCGGCGTCCAGGTGGGGACGCGGTTCGCGGCGACGGTGGAATCCGATGCACACGCGATGTACAAGCAACGCGTCGTCGAGGCCACGGACCGCGATACGGTGCTGACCATGCGTGGACTCATGCCGGTCAGGATGCTGCGGACACCGTTCACCCTGCGGGCGATGGACGCCGAACGCCGTGGCGCGACTCGGGAGGAACTTGAAGCGCTCCTCGGCAGCAAGCGCGAGAAGCTGGGGATCGGCGAAGGGAATGTGGAAGAAGGGATGTTCGAGGCGGGACAGAGCGCCGGACTGGTGCATGCTGTCCTGCCCGCAGCGGACGTCGTCCGCACAATGATGCACGAGTACCGTACAACACAACAACGGATGCCTTAG
- the nuoD gene encoding NADH dehydrogenase (quinone) subunit D, which yields MILNMGPQHPATHGVLRLLIKLDGETVLAAVPELGYLHRGYEKIAEGSTYHEFIPHTDRLDYLSPLSNNVAYVLAVEKLAGIEAPRRAQFIRVLVCEMARIASHLVGVGSMAMDVGALTILLWAFREREKLLDIYDVLCGARFTTSYARIGGLQQDWVPQCTTMLRTYLDHMETDLKEVEALLQRNKIFVDRCENVGYISPADAIAWGVTGPVLRAAGVPRDLRRDQPYLVYPELDFNVITLTESDALARFYVRLAEIRESAKILRQALDALPEGPYNLFETKKVLPGKERTYTKMEELIHDFMLINMGINPPVGEVYQAIESSKGELGFYIVSDGTGHPWRMKIRSPSTCNLSALPIMLKGGMISDIVAVIGSLDPVMGEADK from the coding sequence ATGATCCTGAATATGGGTCCGCAGCACCCTGCGACCCATGGCGTGCTCCGGCTGCTCATCAAGCTGGATGGGGAGACGGTGCTCGCTGCCGTTCCGGAACTCGGCTATCTGCACCGCGGCTACGAGAAGATCGCGGAAGGCTCCACGTATCACGAGTTCATCCCGCACACCGACCGCCTGGATTACCTCTCGCCGCTGTCGAACAACGTTGCGTATGTGCTGGCGGTCGAGAAACTCGCCGGCATCGAGGCTCCCCGCCGCGCCCAGTTCATCCGTGTGCTGGTGTGCGAGATGGCGCGCATTGCCTCGCACCTCGTCGGCGTGGGCAGTATGGCGATGGATGTGGGTGCGCTCACGATCCTTCTCTGGGCCTTCCGCGAGCGTGAGAAGTTGCTGGACATCTACGACGTCCTCTGCGGCGCACGGTTCACCACAAGCTACGCCCGCATCGGTGGCCTCCAGCAGGACTGGGTGCCGCAGTGCACCACGATGCTCCGCACGTATCTGGACCATATGGAGACCGACCTCAAGGAGGTCGAAGCACTCCTCCAGCGCAACAAGATCTTCGTCGACCGCTGCGAGAATGTCGGGTACATCTCTCCGGCGGATGCGATCGCCTGGGGCGTGACCGGCCCGGTGCTCCGTGCCGCGGGTGTTCCGCGTGACCTTCGCCGCGACCAGCCGTACCTTGTGTACCCCGAGCTCGACTTCAACGTCATCACGCTCACCGAGAGCGATGCGCTGGCGCGGTTCTATGTGCGCCTCGCGGAGATCCGTGAAAGCGCGAAGATCCTCCGGCAGGCGCTGGATGCACTCCCCGAGGGCCCGTACAATCTGTTCGAGACCAAGAAGGTGCTGCCCGGGAAGGAACGCACCTATACGAAGATGGAGGAGCTGATCCACGACTTCATGCTCATCAATATGGGCATCAATCCTCCGGTCGGCGAGGTCTACCAGGCGATCGAGTCGTCGAAAGGCGAGTTGGGGTTCTACATCGTTTCGGATGGCACGGGCCATCCCTGGAGGATGAAGATCCGTTCCCCCTCGACCTGCAACCTCTCGGCACTCCCGATCATGCTGAAAGGCGGCATGATCTCTGATATCGTCGCAGTGATCGGCAGTCTGGATCCTGTGATGGGTGAAGCAGATAAATAA
- a CDS encoding AI-2E family transporter, producing MPRRRNPAPVRSVRSEPPPVQPPPPPEPAVPVRPETLFHILALLALVAVALTVSSILSPFVLLAGAVFLLLPYRDHEFVRRSLILAALLVGLWAFNTLFGILAPFLFAYLLAYIFDPLVGRLAKRGIPRWAGSAGIVLVFVGIIASVVIFVLPLVVVQFEGILSGVRVLLVQADDWLESGAIVDLLGRFGIQASSVQELMQTQLVPRVEGIMTGLVEGMLGLVTSVTSVALHIINAVIIPFVVFYLLKDFPAISARFYRSFPARRQDRVRSVMGRIDGVLGAYFRGAAIVAVIQGALSATVLSLMGVHYALVLGLMTAVLNFIPYVGLVISLVVASMVALFSGEPVLTKVVGVIILYISQKLLEATVLGPKIIGPQVGLHPVVLILCLMVFGYFLGFVGLLIAVPATALLLLAWETVEKGRAA from the coding sequence ATGCCACGTCGTCGGAACCCGGCGCCCGTCAGGTCCGTGCGGAGCGAACCACCCCCGGTCCAGCCACCGCCACCCCCTGAACCTGCCGTACCCGTCCGGCCCGAGACTCTCTTTCACATTCTCGCGCTTCTCGCCCTCGTCGCGGTCGCACTCACGGTATCCTCGATCCTGTCTCCTTTCGTCCTCCTTGCGGGAGCGGTCTTCCTTCTCTTGCCCTATCGCGACCACGAGTTCGTCCGCCGCTCGCTCATCCTTGCAGCGCTGCTCGTCGGACTCTGGGCGTTCAACACACTGTTCGGCATCCTGGCGCCGTTCCTGTTCGCGTATCTCCTCGCATACATCTTCGATCCGCTCGTGGGACGGTTGGCGAAACGGGGGATCCCGCGCTGGGCCGGGAGCGCCGGTATCGTCCTGGTCTTCGTCGGCATCATCGCGTCGGTCGTGATCTTCGTTCTCCCGCTGGTGGTCGTGCAATTCGAAGGGATCCTGTCGGGTGTGCGCGTGCTCCTTGTCCAGGCGGACGATTGGCTGGAGTCCGGTGCGATCGTTGACTTGCTCGGCAGATTCGGCATCCAGGCCTCCAGCGTGCAGGAACTGATGCAGACGCAACTCGTTCCGCGCGTCGAAGGTATCATGACCGGGCTGGTGGAAGGGATGCTCGGCCTTGTCACCAGCGTCACCTCTGTGGCGCTGCATATCATCAACGCGGTCATCATACCCTTTGTGGTCTTCTACCTTCTCAAGGATTTCCCCGCGATCTCCGCCCGGTTCTACCGGTCATTCCCCGCACGGCGGCAGGATCGTGTGCGTTCGGTGATGGGCCGCATCGACGGTGTCCTGGGTGCGTATTTCCGCGGAGCGGCGATCGTTGCGGTCATCCAGGGTGCCCTCTCGGCGACGGTCCTCTCGCTGATGGGCGTGCACTATGCCCTCGTCCTCGGCCTGATGACCGCGGTACTCAATTTCATCCCGTACGTCGGTCTGGTCATCAGCCTCGTCGTTGCCTCCATGGTCGCGCTGTTCAGCGGCGAACCCGTACTCACCAAGGTCGTCGGCGTCATCATCCTGTACATCTCCCAGAAGCTGCTGGAAGCCACGGTCCTGGGTCCGAAGATCATCGGGCCGCAGGTGGGCCTGCATCCCGTTGTGCTGATCCTCTGCCTGATGGTGTTCGGCTACTTCCTCGGGTTCGTGGGATTGCTGATCGCCGTGCCCGCCACGGCGCTGCTCCTGCTGGCGTGGGAAACGGTGGAGAAGGGCCGGGCGGCATGA
- the rsmI gene encoding 16S rRNA (cytidine(1402)-2'-O)-methyltransferase, translating to MNGILSLVATPIGNPDDMTVRGLKVLREADLIVCEERREGERLLRRLEISKPLEMLNEHNEAAATQTIIELLCAGKNVAVISDCGTPVFSDPGQMLVRRAVEQQIRVVPVPGASSLMPALTVSGFAIDQFLYYGWLSPKKERRRVELRQLLQEQRTIVIMETPYRLSSLLRDLAETFGETRRCCLAFNLTMPDEQIFHATAAGLYRQLGSKDMKGEFVVVVDGKKLDRRR from the coding sequence ATGAACGGCATCCTGTCTCTGGTCGCGACACCGATCGGGAATCCGGACGACATGACCGTCCGGGGACTGAAGGTCCTGCGCGAGGCCGACCTCATTGTCTGTGAAGAACGGCGGGAAGGGGAGCGTCTGTTGCGGCGTCTGGAGATCAGCAAACCGCTCGAGATGCTCAACGAACACAACGAAGCCGCTGCGACACAAACGATCATCGAGTTGCTGTGCGCCGGCAAGAATGTTGCGGTCATCTCAGATTGTGGCACGCCGGTCTTTTCCGATCCCGGACAAATGCTCGTCCGCCGTGCCGTGGAACAACAGATCCGGGTCGTGCCGGTCCCGGGTGCATCGTCCCTGATGCCCGCCCTCACCGTTTCCGGCTTTGCCATCGATCAGTTCCTGTATTATGGATGGCTCTCGCCGAAGAAGGAACGCCGGCGTGTCGAATTGCGCCAGCTCCTGCAGGAGCAACGCACCATCGTGATCATGGAAACGCCATACCGGCTCTCTTCGCTGCTGCGTGACCTCGCCGAGACGTTCGGGGAGACGCGGCGGTGCTGCCTCGCGTTCAACCTCACCATGCCGGATGAACAGATCTTTCATGCCACGGCGGCCGGGCTCTATCGTCAGCTCGGCAGCAAGGATATGAAGGGCGAGTTCGTCGTCGTCGTGGACGGCAAGAAGCTCGACCGGCGCCGATGA
- the ndhC gene encoding NADH-quinone oxidoreductase subunit A, translating to MEQYIPIAIMILIGVVAGVVFANINRFLGPRKPTEEKLSTYESGMEPVRTARERFSVKFYLVAMLFIVFDIEIVFMYPWAVVFRQLAPAGIIGMMFFLVILVIGLIYEWRKGGMDWR from the coding sequence ATGGAACAATACATTCCGATAGCGATCATGATCCTCATCGGCGTCGTTGCCGGGGTCGTGTTCGCCAACATCAACCGGTTTCTCGGCCCCCGCAAACCGACAGAAGAGAAACTCTCCACCTATGAGAGCGGCATGGAGCCGGTCCGCACGGCCCGCGAACGCTTCTCGGTCAAGTTCTACCTGGTGGCCATGCTGTTCATCGTCTTCGATATCGAGATCGTGTTCATGTACCCCTGGGCGGTCGTCTTCCGCCAGCTCGCCCCCGCAGGCATCATCGGGATGATGTTCTTCCTCGTGATCCTGGTGATCGGGCTGATCTATGAGTGGAGAAAGGGAGGGATGGACTGGCGATGA
- a CDS encoding MBL fold metallo-hydrolase, translating to MKIGTYELHGIETGTFALDGGAMFGVVPKPLWERSHPADARNRIRMSARALLVRGEGRTILVDTGNGDKYDPKFREIYGLDDAATDLDRSLRAHGVQPEDVTDVVLTHLHFDHAGGATRRTARGVEPSFPHARYHVQRAHLAAALAPTERDRASFLHDDFQPLIQSRQLVQVDGEKELFPGFRVITMSGHTTALQCPLISDGQSTLLYCADLVPLHSHCQLPWIMGYDLRPLVTLEEKRKTLTRAAEERWVLFFEHDPAIAAGRVEWTGKGFRFGEQVDM from the coding sequence ATGAAGATCGGAACGTATGAACTGCATGGGATCGAGACCGGGACGTTCGCCCTGGACGGCGGAGCCATGTTCGGCGTGGTCCCCAAACCTCTCTGGGAACGATCGCACCCGGCGGATGCGCGCAACCGCATCCGGATGAGCGCGCGCGCCCTCCTCGTGCGCGGCGAAGGACGCACCATCCTGGTGGACACCGGCAACGGCGACAAGTACGATCCGAAGTTCCGGGAGATCTATGGACTGGACGATGCTGCTACGGACCTTGACCGGTCGCTTCGTGCGCACGGCGTGCAGCCGGAGGATGTCACCGATGTGGTCCTGACCCATCTCCATTTCGACCATGCCGGCGGCGCAACGCGGCGCACAGCACGGGGTGTGGAACCGTCGTTTCCGCATGCGCGGTACCACGTGCAGCGGGCACATCTCGCAGCGGCGCTTGCTCCCACCGAACGCGACCGCGCGAGTTTTCTGCATGACGACTTCCAGCCGCTCATCCAGAGCAGACAGCTCGTGCAGGTGGATGGCGAGAAGGAATTGTTCCCCGGCTTCCGTGTGATCACGATGTCCGGGCACACCACGGCTCTCCAGTGTCCGCTCATCTCCGATGGACAGTCGACGCTGCTGTATTGTGCGGACCTCGTCCCCCTGCACAGCCACTGTCAGCTCCCGTGGATCATGGGGTATGACCTGCGTCCGCTGGTGACGCTGGAGGAGAAGCGGAAGACGCTGACCCGTGCGGCGGAGGAGCGGTGGGTGTTGTTCTTTGAACATGATCCGGCGATCGCGGCCGGGCGTGTGGAGTGGACCGGGAAGGGGTTCCGGTTCGGTGAACAGGTAGACATGTGA